A segment of the Aythya fuligula isolate bAytFul2 chromosome 10, bAytFul2.pri, whole genome shotgun sequence genome:
CCGAGTGGggcagggtgtgggggggggtccccacgcgcgtccccgccgccccctcccctcccttccccgccgcgccccccccccaattccccGCCCTTACcgacggccccggccccgcgcgcagcggagcggcggcggcggctgctccCGGCACGGCGCGCCGGGCGGCCCTGACGTCacgggaggggcggggccagCCCGCAAACAGCCAATGGGAGGCCGCGGGTGGGGTGCCCACGCGTGACcgcgggccgggggggggcggctgcggggacaccgggggggacACCCCACAGCAGGGACCCACCCCGGGGAgccggggatggggacaccccaCGGGGGACGCACCCCACGGGGTTGGGGAGcaccccacgcccccccccaTTGTCTCCCCACCCACCCACGcgtgtccccagcccccccacGGAAGCACACCACTCGTGCCGGGCTCCTTTTATTGCCTGCATGAACCCACAGGTACAGCCCGAGCCCGccgcgccccctccccaaaatccacccccctccccggtgCCGCCACCACGCTGCTGCCCCCACGGCCCGTGGGCAGCTCCCACTCGTGTCCACGCggagctgggtgctgcgggAGGCAGCGTGGCCATGGGAGCTGCCCCGGCTGTCCCTCAGAGGCCAGGCACCCCAAGAACCAGGGGAGCAGAAGCCACCAGGGGGCTGtttatccccccccccagggacgCTTTGTGGCCCCCGGGTGTCACCTCCGCGCCCCAGCTCCCGCCccggtggcagcagcagagcagggcacggAGCAGGACGCGCCCCTCAGCAGCACCCTGAGGTGCTGGGTGGCACGGTGTGATCACAccccctctgtccccagcccacGGGTGACACCGTGGGGACCGCGGGCACGCCGGGACCCCGCAGGGGACAGGGCCACCTCCTCGTCCCCGTGACAGTCAGCTGAAGGCGCTGGGGGTGCCGTGCTGAGCGCCCCGCTACCCGTCCAGCAGCTTGAGGATGCTCTCGCGCTCCTTCAGCGTCTTCCAGGCCTGGTCCTTCTCCTTCTTGGTGGGCGTGCGCTTCTTCTGCCGCGCCGCCATGATCTTGCGGAAGGCGTCCATCACCTCGTTGTCGGCCATGCGGACGCGCTGCCGCAGCTCCTGCCGGTGCAGCTCCTCCTTGGCCAGCCTGGGGACACCACGGGGGGGGTCAATCCCTGCCCGCTCTGTGTCCCCCAAACGCGCCCAGCCCGTCCCTGCCCGCGCTCACCGCAGCAGCTCGTGCTTCTTGGCGCGGTTGTGGGCGCTCAGCGCCTTCAGCTCCGCCTGCCTCTTGCGCAGCTCGGCCAGGACCTCGTCCTCCGAGTCCTCGGCGGGCCGGTCCTCAGACTCCAGCAGGCCCTGCgccaccagctcctccttgATCCGCCCCTCCAGGGACTTGGTGTGGGGCACGCTGCGAGGGGTGGGGGGCGGGCGCTGAGCGTGGGGACGACCCCCGTGCGCTGCTACCCCCGCGTCGCGTCCCATCGGGGCAGGGGAAGCGCCACGGATGGCTCCGAGCCGCCCCAAACGCTCACCTGAAGGGTTTGTTCTGGCTGCGGGGGGATGTGCCGGCGCCGTCAGCTCCCGAGTCCTTGCCGGCGATCTCGGGGATGGGGGAGTCCTCCACGGGGGAGATGATGTTCTCCTGGAGAGCGGGGCGCAAGGAGGGGAGGGTCACAGCCGGcccggccgcagccccgcggggccaccgcagcccccagccccctcaccTCCACCAGGGCCTGCAGCAGGCGCTGCGTCAGGGGCCCGAAGGGACACCCGTCCTCGGGCTGCTCGTGCTGGGCCTCCGACTTCTTCAGCAGGGCATCGACGTCtgccagggggaaaaaaaataatcagcagcGAGGCGGAGGCAGCTCTggctctgcagaagctgggtGCCAGCCCCCCAAAtctctccccacagccccccgcCCGGTGTGCCAGGTGGGGACGAAGGCACCTTTGGTGTCCAGCTCGGTGAGCGGCCCCAGGACGCCTTTCTTCTTGTCAGCAGCGGCTGCAGCCCGGGCTCCGtccttctgctcctccagcaggtCCTCCTGGGCCCAGCGCTGCGAGTAGTGCTTCCCCAGGGGCGGGATCTGCGGGGACAGGCGGGGGACACGCTCAGCACGGGGCTCACGGCCCCTCTggaggggggctgagggggtggtgaggatgaggaggggcTCCTCGGGCACCGTGCGAGGCCTGGCCAAGGAGATGATCGAGGAGAGGGGGCAGGAGAGTGGGTGAGGGATGAACGGAGTAAGGGGGGGGCTGGAGCTCCTCACCTTGTAATGCTCGGCCTCGTCCTCGGGCggcttcagcagctcctccaggactCGGACTTCCTCGTTGGTGAGGTCGGCGCAGTACGGCTCCACCGACGCCCAGAACCTGCGAGGAcggaggggacgggggggtgAGGGAACCtgcggggacaccggggggcTTTCCCCACCGTGGGGTGAAGGCAGCGGGGATCCCGGTTTGGGGCACCTGTTTGGGGCATCGTTTTTGGGAATCCGGGGCACTTCGATGGGGTCGTCCTGGAACTCGTACTCCGGGATTTTGGGCTGCAGGTTCTTAGATTTGGGcctcccggggccgggcccggtgCCGTGCCCCCCTTTGCCCTCCAGCTTCTGCTTCTTGGGCTTCCCGTGCTTGACGGAGGGCCCCACATCGTGCTCCTTGCTCAGCTTCAGGAACCGCCGGTCGCCCTTCTTGTCCTGCCAGTCCgttaggatctggaaaacagagCGACCCCGTGTCGGGGAATTGTGTAGGGACACAGGGAGGGGAACGGGGACCCCGGGACcgtccccccccaccccccacctgCGTCTCGGCCTCCAGCACGCGGAGGCGGCGGCTGGCGGAGGAGAGCAGCgtctccagctccagctgcagcgtGTCCAGCTCCTCGATGCCGATGCCGTCGTCCTCGGAGCGGGCCAGCACGGCCGTGTAGCGCGGGCACACCTTGCCGTGGTCCACGGACTTGAAGTCGTGGAACTGCAGCGGGCAGTCCTTCAGCTCGCTCATGGCGGCGGCACCGGGGAGGGCACCGGGGGGAGGCaccgggggggagcggggggatCCCGGTAACACTTTGAGGGGCAGCGGGGGGTaccagggggtgctgggggggcaccgagggggagctgggggcaccGAGGGGTAACGGGAGGGCACCGGGAGGGTGCGGGGGGGGTCTGGGGTGCACCGGGAGGGAACCGGGGGTAGTGGGGGGGTACCGGGAggcaccgggggggcaccgggggttGTTGGAGGGGTACCGGGAGGCACCGGGGGGTAACGGGAGGAACCGGGGGGGGAATGGAAAGGCACCGGGGGATAACGGGGGGGGCCTGAGGTGCACCGGGAGGGATGGACGGGtaccgggggggcaccgggaggcaCCGGGGGTTACCGGGGGTCGTCGGAGGGGTACCGGGAGGCACCGGGGGGACACCGgacggcaccggggggggcaccgggggtcGTCGGGGGTGCACCGGGGGTTACCGGGAggcaccgggggggcaccggggagtACCGGAGCGGTACCGGGGAgcaccgggggggcaccggAGGGTaccggggggggcaccggggaaGCGGCGAGCACCGGAGGGCACcggagggcaggggctgggggcggggggggggcaccggggggctgcggggcgccgCGGGGGCCGGGCCAGGCCTAGGCCGCTCGCCCCCTTCCGGCCCCCGtcggccgcgccgccgccgccccgccccccgcTCCCCATTGGCCAGGCCGCGCCCAGCGCCCGCCGCCCATTGGCTAAAGCCGCGCGCCGTCTGCCTGCCCTAATATGGAAGCGCTGGCGGGAGCGTACCAAGCGcggcggggagagggggggaacGGGGGCGGATGAGCCGCTCTCACGGGATGCTGCCGCTGCGTTCCTCGATATCCCCGCCGGGATCACTCTGAAAGGCGTTATAGATCCTCGGAGAGGCGCGGTGGGATCTTTTGGCCTGGATCCGAGCGCTGGGCGCGCAGAGGGATCCTCCCGCCTCCCCCCTCCCGCCGCAGTGGGAGGTGCCGCGCATCCCGGAAGAGGAGAGCGGCCACTTCCGCCTCCCGGGAGCGGAGCGGAACCGAGCGGAGCGGGACGGGACCGGGCTGACAACATGGtgcgggcggggccgggccgggaccGGGATCGGGACCGGGATCGGGATCGGGGGCTGGAACGGGTGGCGGGGCTGGGACCGGAGACCGGGGACCGGGATGCGGCGACGGGACCGGGAACCGGGGGTGGGCGGAGGCGGGGACGGGGACCGGGAGCTGGGCCTGGGCCTGGGTCTAGGCCTGGGTCTGGGCCTGAGGCCggggcctgggcctgggcccGGTGTTGACGCTGCCGCTGCCGGTGCTGACGCTGGTGTCGGTTCCGGTGCCGGTTCCGGTTCCGGTGCCGCCGTTGCCGTTCCCCGCAGACCGCCACGCTACGCCCGTACCTGAATGCGGTGCGCGCCACGCTGCAGGCCGCGCTGTGCCTGGAGAACTTCTCCTCGCAGGTGGTGGAGCGCCACAACAAGCCCGAGGTGGAGGTCAGGTACGGCCGCTCCCCGCACACCACCGGGCACCACCGGGCGTCACGGCGCTGCCCCTGCACTCAGCACCGTTTCCTCCCGCAGGAGCAGCAaggagctcctgctgcagcccgtCATCATCAGCAGGAACGAGAAGGAGAAGGTGCTCATCGAGGGCTCCATCAACTCCGTGCGCGTCAGCATCGCCGTCAAGCAGGtgcggggggtggggggggcggcgggctgGCGGCTCACACCGGGAGGGGGCCTCCTCGCCTCACCGCCCTCTGCTCTTCGCAGGCTGACGAGATCGAGAAGATTTTGTGCCACAAGTTCATGCGCTTCATGATGATGAGGGCCGAGAATTTCTTCATCCTGCGCAGGAAGCCCGTGGAGGTGATGTTGGGGGGGGACAAAGGGGGCTTCCAGCTCCCCCTCGGGGGTCTCCAGCGCAGGGCTGGGCCGTGGGGGTGCCCGCCGGGTGCTCACCCCGCTCTTTTCATCCCCAGGGCTACGACATCAGCTTCCTGATCACCAACTTCCACACGGAGCAGATGTACAAGCACAAGCTGGTGGACTTCGTCATCCACTTCATGGAGGAGATCGACAAGGAGATCAGCGAGATGAAGCTCTCCGTCAACGCCAGGGCCCGCATCGTGGCGGAGGAGTTCCTCAAAAACGTGAGGCTCTCACGCGGGGCCCTCACTGCCGGGATccgggctgggggaggggggtggcagCGTTTTGGGGCGATTTCTCCCCTTTTTGAGGAGCGGGGGGGCAGCTGACGGACGcatccctcctctcccctcgcAGTTCTAGGCGGTGCTGATGTCTCCGTGGCTTCCCGGCGCCTGTGCagagccccggggccgcccgtTCCGGTGGAGGAGAGCCGAGCCCCGCGGCCCCGACCCGAGGGGGGGGCACCGGCTGCGCCCCCCCTGCTCCTCGCTGGCCGGGGCGGTGCCGTGGCCGGGGGCCCCCCCGGGCTTGTGTGTGCGTGGGGCtgggcggccccgctccccccgtcCTGTCGCgttgtgttttttaaagggTCACTTGCTGTACTCACGGCTGCTGCAGTCATTTTTGGGGGCATGGGGGGGGGATTTAAAGGaaggggggggcacggggaggggcTATGGAAGAAGGGGGAGGGCCTGTGGAAGGGGGAGGGGCCGAGGGGTGGCACCATGGCAATGGTAAACAACGGGGGCAGGACcggggtgggtgctgggggggggcaggaagggggGCACCGAGGGGTTTTGGGGGTCAGGGGGTGCttggggagggtttgggggggctgcGTCCTGCTTTTCGGAGCCCCCCTGCTCCGCTCGTGGGGTTTGGGCACCCAGTTCTCGGGGGtgggggagctgccagcagcttccctcgccccccccccagttCTCCGTGGGGTGCCCCACGCCTCGCCCACGCGGGAGCAGCGACGGTGAGGGGGGTGCCGAGGGGCTGGCGCGTCCCGGGTGCCCCCCAGGAGGGGTCCGTGGCAGCGGGGCGTCCCGGGGGCCACCATGAGAATCGAGAGGTCGGGGAAAGCCACGGCGGGGACAGCAGGTGggtgcctgctccctgcctgttGGGGACGGGGGGGGACACACAAAGGGCTGTCCCCCACCCTTTTGGGGCTCAGCTGTCCCCGCAGGGCACGGGGCACCCAGCGGCCGCCCCCAGCTCAACCCCGAGCGGCTGAAGCAGGTCAGGCTGCACGTGGAGAGGGCCATCAAGGTGAGGGCCTGCTCCCGACCCCAAAATATCCCCCGCTTTGGGGCCGAGCTCCCTCGGGGCGGGCAGCATGCCCAGCCCTCGCGTCCCCCCCCTCCCAGGAGAAGAAGATCTTCACGCTGCAGGGCCCCTACCCCGTGATCCGCCGCCTGCTGCGGGCGCGGGGCTGGGTGGAGAGGAAGGAGCGGGGAGCGGGCAGGGCGGGCGGCccccggcagcagcaggagggaggtggCGACGGCGAGGCCGGGCAGGGTGCCCCCGagtcctccagctcctcctggctgcctgatgatgaggaggaggaggaagaggagcagcaggacgAGGAGGACCCCGAAGGCATCCACGACCTCATGGTTAGCCACCGGGCTGGGCACCTGCTCGGTGTGGGACCTTTATCCCAACACCCTCATGTGGATGGGGCAGCaaggctgtggggcaggggggtcCCGCCTCAGCCGgcccctctgtgcccccccAGTCCCGCCTGGTGCGGGACCAGGTGCCCTACTTCATCTGGACCACCCGCAGCAGCGCCGTGCAGGGCCGCGTGCTGCAGCCCGACCAGGTGGTGAACCACTACGGCCGCGTGGGCTCCTTCACCACCAAGGTGGGGCCGCGGGGATCCCACCTCCGGGGGATTGGGTGGCAAAACGGGGGGCCGAGGGagttttttggggggctgcCGCCCTTCTCCACGCAGGAGGGGCTGTGCCTCACCCTGCGGAACCTGCCCTGGTTCGACCAAGCCGACCCCGACACCTTCTTCCCCCGCTGCTACCGGCTGGGCGCCGCGGACGAGCGCCAGGCCTTCATCGGTGAGCTCGGGGCTGGCTcggccccccgctgcccccctccccgtgtccccttTTCCCCGTGCCCCCCGTGCAGCAGCCGGCTGGGCCATGCCTCCCCTCCCGCAGAGGATTTCTGCCTCACCGCCGCACGCAGCCTGCTCAAAGCGGCGCTGGAAAGGGCTCAGGAGGTGCACGCGGGGCTGGACCCGACCCCAAACCCCACCGAGCCACCAGGTGACACAGGGGGGGCTCCGTTTGGGACCCCGAGGGTCCCTCGGAGGGGCGCAGCACCCCGTCCCTCACCCCGCACCCCTTCCCGCAGAGGGCCCGGGTGCCCAGCTGGTGGAGGAGGCGCTGCGGGTGTGCGGGCAGCACCTGGGCAGCCTCAC
Coding sequences within it:
- the TADA3 gene encoding transcriptional adapter 3; its protein translation is MSELKDCPLQFHDFKSVDHGKVCPRYTAVLARSEDDGIGIEELDTLQLELETLLSSASRRLRVLEAETQILTDWQDKKGDRRFLKLSKEHDVGPSVKHGKPKKQKLEGKGGHGTGPGPGRPKSKNLQPKIPEYEFQDDPIEVPRIPKNDAPNRFWASVEPYCADLTNEEVRVLEELLKPPEDEAEHYKIPPLGKHYSQRWAQEDLLEEQKDGARAAAAADKKKGVLGPLTELDTKDVDALLKKSEAQHEQPEDGCPFGPLTQRLLQALVEENIISPVEDSPIPEIAGKDSGADGAGTSPRSQNKPFSVPHTKSLEGRIKEELVAQGLLESEDRPAEDSEDEVLAELRKRQAELKALSAHNRAKKHELLRLAKEELHRQELRQRVRMADNEVMDAFRKIMAARQKKRTPTKKEKDQAWKTLKERESILKLLDG
- the ARPC4 gene encoding actin-related protein 2/3 complex subunit 4, with the translated sequence MTATLRPYLNAVRATLQAALCLENFSSQVVERHNKPEVEVRSSKELLLQPVIISRNEKEKVLIEGSINSVRVSIAVKQADEIEKILCHKFMRFMMMRAENFFILRRKPVEGYDISFLITNFHTEQMYKHKLVDFVIHFMEEIDKEISEMKLSVNARARIVAEEFLKNF